In Helianthus annuus cultivar XRQ/B chromosome 3, HanXRQr2.0-SUNRISE, whole genome shotgun sequence, a single window of DNA contains:
- the LOC110929186 gene encoding 2-C-methyl-D-erythritol 4-phosphate cytidylyltransferase, chloroplastic yields YPTLLARGKGKRMGASMPKQYLPLLGQPIALYSFYTFSRMSEVKEIVVVCDPSYRDIFEDAREKINVDLKFALPGKERQDSVYSGLQTIDPTSDLVCIHDSARPLVTSSDVEKVLNDGLRVGASILGVPAKATIKEV; encoded by the exons tatccaacacTTCTGGCTAGAGGGAAGGGAAAAAGAATGGGT GCTAGCATGCCAAAGCAGTATCTTCCGCTTTTAGGCCAACCAATTGCTCTATATAG TTTCTACACTTTTTCACGGATGTCTGAGGTTAAGGAAATTGTTGTAGTTTGCGATCCATCTTACCGGGACATATTTGAAG ATGCCAGAGAGAAGATCAATGTGGACTTGAAATTTGCATTGCCTGGTAAGGAAAGACAAGATTCCGTATACAGTGGACTTCAG ACAATTGATCCGACCTCTGACCTTGTATGCATCCATGATTCTGCAAGACCTTTGGTGACATCCAGTGATGTAGAAAAG GTTCTGAATGATGGGTTGCGAGTTGGAGCATCAATACTTGGTGTTCCCGCTAAAGCTACTATTAAAGAGGTATAA